Proteins encoded in a region of the Kryptolebias marmoratus isolate JLee-2015 linkage group LG14, ASM164957v2, whole genome shotgun sequence genome:
- the LOC108251778 gene encoding uncharacterized protein LOC108251778 (The sequence of the model RefSeq protein was modified relative to this genomic sequence to represent the inferred CDS: added 34 bases not found in genome assembly) → MGSSNRKGYLSECCDLHGSNCLETLMHISIRWLSLERCLTRILQLFGPLTSYFKSLNEKQPRFCRLGETFSNPISEVYLLFYQATLPAFTTLNLLLQREQPSIYLLHAEMVKFIQKLCSKFLKPEVLRTLNVHEYPYKDSSKQLPGAKINVGFTTRATLNRLLSAGDVTTHQADVFQQAAQGFLVQAVEYAIAKLPFREPLLQHAKFVDPKQRSDCDVQDGLYFVSRFPELLPFHGPQEHDQLSEEFLDYQLMDIPMPDPATLDIEGFWGVMSSLK, encoded by the exons AATGTTGTGACTTGCATGGAAGCAACTGCCTGGAAACACTCATGCACATTTCAATAAGATGGCTAAGCCTGGAGCGATGTTTGACTCGCattctgcagctgtttgggcCACTCACAAGTTACTTCAAATCACTAA ATGAAAAACAACCAAGATTCTGCAGGCTTggagaaacattttcaaaccCCATCTCTGAAGTTTACCTTCTGTTCTACCAAGCTACACTGCCAGCATTTACCACGTTGAACCTTTTGCTCCAGAGGGAGCAGCCATCCATCTATCTTCTGCATGCAGAG ATGGTAAAGTTTATCCAAAAGCTGTGTTCAAAATTTCTGAAACCTGAGGTGCTTCGGACCCTGAATGTCCATGAATATCCCTATAAGGATTCCTCCAAACAACTGCCAG GAGCAAAAATTAATGTTGGTTTCACAACAAGAGCAACACTGAACAGACTCCTTAGTGCTGGAGATGTAACAACACACCAGGCTGATGTGTTCCAGCAGGCAGCACAAGGATTTTTGGTGCAGGCAGTGGAGTATGCCATAGCAAAACTACCCTTCAGAGAGCCCTTGCTTCAGCATGCCAAGTTTGTGGACCCCAAGCAGAGGTCTGATTGTGATGTTCAGGATGGATTGTACTTTGTGAGCAG ATTTCCTGAGCTGCTTCCATTTCATGGGCCCCAGGAGCACGACCAACTGAGTGAGGAGTTTTTGGATTATCAGTTAATGGACATCCCTATGCCAGATCCTGCCACATTAGACATTGAAGGTTTTTGGGGCGTCATGTCATCACTTAAGTAA